A window of Phyllobacterium sp. T1293 contains these coding sequences:
- a CDS encoding TldD/PmbA family protein, translating to MIEPANSREFVDNAAALVEAARKAGADAADAVVVRSRSTGVSVRLGKVEATESSESDDFSLRVFVGRKVASISATAGSDPKILAERAVAMAKVSPDDAFEGLADSDSLVRTIRDLDLFDPTVVEAARLTQDALAAEEAALAVEGVTNSGGASASAGLGGMVLVTSGGFVGHYMGSRFSRSVSAIAGTGTGMERDYDFSSRQHFDALEDPAAIGRSAAARAVKRLGARQAKTGLVNVVYDPRVARGIASHLSSAINGSSVARKTSFLKDRMNEKILAESINVTDDPLRIRGSSSRPFDGEGIEGQALTMVENGVLKHWFLSTSTGKELGLSTNGRGVRSGSGVVPSSTNFAIEPGEQSPEALIRAVGTGFYVTELFGQGVDMITGQYSRGASGYWIENGELAYPVSEVTIASNLKDMFLNLVAANDIDRNFGVASPTLVIEGMTLAGK from the coding sequence ATGATCGAGCCGGCCAATTCCCGCGAATTCGTTGACAATGCTGCTGCGCTTGTCGAAGCCGCACGCAAAGCCGGAGCCGACGCCGCCGATGCGGTTGTCGTGCGTTCGCGGTCCACGGGCGTCAGCGTCAGGCTTGGCAAGGTCGAGGCGACCGAATCTTCGGAAAGTGACGATTTCTCCCTGCGCGTCTTTGTTGGCAGGAAAGTGGCAAGCATATCGGCAACCGCCGGTTCCGATCCAAAAATTCTTGCCGAGCGCGCCGTCGCCATGGCGAAGGTCTCGCCTGATGATGCTTTTGAAGGCCTGGCCGACTCCGATAGTCTGGTGCGCACCATTCGCGATCTTGATCTCTTTGATCCGACAGTCGTCGAAGCCGCGCGTCTGACACAGGATGCGCTGGCCGCCGAGGAGGCGGCTCTTGCGGTTGAAGGCGTTACCAATTCTGGTGGTGCATCGGCCTCCGCAGGTCTTGGCGGCATGGTCCTCGTCACCTCCGGCGGCTTCGTCGGCCATTATATGGGCTCGCGGTTTTCCCGTTCGGTCAGTGCTATTGCCGGCACCGGCACGGGAATGGAACGCGATTATGATTTTTCCTCGCGCCAGCATTTCGATGCGCTTGAGGACCCGGCTGCCATTGGCCGTTCAGCCGCAGCGCGCGCGGTGAAACGCCTTGGCGCACGGCAGGCCAAAACAGGCCTTGTCAATGTTGTGTACGATCCTCGTGTGGCGCGTGGTATTGCGTCCCATTTGTCCAGCGCCATCAACGGTTCTTCCGTTGCGCGCAAGACGAGCTTTCTCAAAGATCGCATGAACGAGAAGATCCTCGCTGAAAGCATTAATGTCACCGATGATCCGCTGCGTATTCGCGGGTCGTCCTCGCGCCCGTTCGATGGCGAGGGGATCGAGGGACAGGCGCTGACCATGGTCGAAAACGGCGTGTTGAAGCACTGGTTCCTGTCCACATCAACGGGCAAGGAACTGGGGCTCAGCACCAATGGGCGCGGCGTTCGCTCCGGCTCCGGTGTGGTCCCATCCTCCACCAACTTTGCCATTGAACCCGGCGAGCAGTCACCCGAAGCGCTGATCCGCGCTGTCGGAACGGGCTTCTATGTCACGGAGCTTTTTGGTCAGGGCGTCGATATGATCACGGGACAGTATAGCCGTGGCGCATCCGGTTACTGGATTGAAAACGGTGAACTTGCCTATCCGGTCAGTGAAGTCACGATTGCCTCCAATCTGAAGGACATGTTCCTCAATCTGGTGGCGGCAAATGATATTGATCGTAATTTTGGCGTTGCCAGTCCGACACTCGTAATCGAAGGCATGACTCTTGCCGGCAAGTGA
- a CDS encoding 3'(2'),5'-bisphosphate nucleotidase CysQ, with product MPASEQNRDDLALIREAAEGAGRIALSYFRQDPQVWMKTGNSPVSEADLAADKYLKDMLLTARPDYGWISEETLDDRAAASRRRFFVVDPIDGTRAFIEGSDVWCVSVAVIEDGRPVAGVLECPARNQTITALPGQGAEQNGTSIHVSTSGVPFKVAGPGPFLKKLPEHFQQSMEAAPYIASLAYRIAMVARGDIAGTFVRPNSHDWDLAAADLILAEAGGRVLSTDGKPLIYGLRNHERGDYRHGALVAASGLLMDNMLGVVAETAFG from the coding sequence TTGCCGGCAAGTGAACAAAACCGTGATGACCTTGCCCTGATCAGGGAAGCAGCCGAAGGTGCCGGGCGCATTGCCCTGTCCTATTTCCGGCAGGACCCGCAGGTCTGGATGAAAACCGGCAATTCGCCTGTGAGCGAGGCTGATCTTGCCGCGGACAAATATCTGAAAGACATGCTTCTGACGGCCCGTCCAGATTATGGCTGGATTTCCGAAGAAACCCTTGATGACCGTGCAGCGGCGTCGCGCCGACGCTTTTTCGTGGTTGATCCCATCGATGGCACCCGCGCCTTTATTGAGGGTTCGGATGTCTGGTGCGTTAGCGTCGCTGTTATCGAGGATGGCAGGCCGGTTGCCGGTGTACTGGAATGCCCGGCCCGTAATCAGACGATCACAGCACTACCGGGACAGGGTGCCGAGCAGAATGGAACCTCCATTCACGTCAGCACCAGTGGTGTGCCGTTCAAGGTGGCTGGTCCCGGACCTTTTCTGAAAAAACTGCCGGAACATTTCCAGCAGTCGATGGAGGCCGCTCCCTATATCGCCTCGCTCGCCTATCGCATCGCCATGGTGGCGCGCGGCGATATAGCAGGCACATTTGTGCGGCCAAACTCGCATGACTGGGATTTGGCTGCTGCCGACCTGATTTTGGCTGAGGCTGGCGGTCGTGTCCTTTCGACCGATGGCAAACCACTCATCTATGGCCTTCGCAATCACGAGAGGGGCGATTACCGCCATGGCGCGCTTGTCGCGGCCAGCGGATTGCTCATGGACAACATGTTGGGCGTTGTCGCCGAAACCGCCTTCGGCTAA